CGCCTacaagttctgactcatgacctcagtattttttgggccctgcgtacggccctgaaggaatgtataccaattttcaggcattttggagtaatggagttttatagcgccacctatgggcgtacatgggacactagccgtctgggagtaatgagtgacctgttgtatcattgggccaaattggaaaaaatcgggtccaggactttttgagctattgagccatttaacggagaagaaaaataatacgaatactaacaaaaacaataggttccctcctaccggaggaaccctaattaccAAGTGAAAGAACATGACAATTTCCAGCTTTCACAAGGTCATTTGTAGCAATTCCTGGGTTACTGTCCTATATATATAGTGGCGTCTCCTGACAAAATTCTCAAAGGGGGCAATTATTTTGATAATGATTAAGGCGAGGCGACCTATTCAGTAGGTACATTAAGCAAGACCTTTGTATCAATTTGTTGTTAGCTGATTAATGCATACAGCAATACCTTTTTTTCCACTAGATAGCAGCACACAACATAAATATTTACATAGAGTAGCTAGTTACAGGTGGAAAGCTAAGGAAGAAAGTTGCATCCAGGAGCCTTCATATGCAAAAATGATGTGGCTCCACAATAAACTATCCCACTTATTCATTACTCACATTACTCAAATGTTGCATGATGTAAAACTGTTTAACAGGCCACATGATATGTCCAGTAACAACATAAAGAAGGGGGCAACATATAAGTCAAAACCAACTATATTTATTGACTGAAGTATTAGCTTACAAAAGAAAAATAAGTCATCACATAGAAAATAACTCAGTTTTAAAAGCCAGTAACATTCACACTGTGAAACCTATGAAAAGTGATAGTGGTATATAGACATACAGACCACGTTAGCCTCTTCACAGCCTGCTAGCCACAATTTTTTCTTTCCAATTCTTGGATGTaggatcccccctccccctttgtaGAAAGGTATGTATGTTGAGTGGATACATGTAGTCTAGGAAGTCCTAATTGACAAGTCAATTCTATAAGAAACAGGGCAGTTCAGCTAAGACAGGGGTGGTGTGCTCTCTCTTCTTGGTCTTAGTTAAGAGTCTGTCGCTGAGTGCAATGGTCCGTGGTGTCAAAAGCTGCCCTCAAATCTAGAAGAATGAGGATTGAGTCTTGGTTTAAGTCAGAGGCAACTCTGAGATCATTAACAATTTTTATGTTTCTCTTGTGGTTGATGCAGCAATCCAGTACATAATGTTTCATCATAAATGTCGCTGCCAATGTTATTTATGAAAGGATGCCACATAGGCTGTAACCTTATTGGTGTCATCCCTGTTTTACAGAGATTTGTAGTTTTTACAGATGCCCAAGGTCATCAACCTTGGTCAGGTGTCAGGCTAGCATCCAAATAAATTCATCCCACGCCAAAAAGTTGGATCAGTCTCTGTCAATTTCAAACCTAACTCAGGTAGATTGTAATAAATTACACGGTCACAATTACAACGTCAACGACTTATATTATGCACAATATGTGCCTTTATCATGTCACCAACTAAATTTCATTAGATTACCTATTCCACTTGCAAATGCTAAGAAAACAATATATAGGCTGAAAACAGTGAGAATGCGCTCTGGTCCAAGTAAAACAAGTCTACACATTTATTGTTTTCATATTCTCATAAGAATGAAACCAAATTAAAACTCACCTTAAAACAGTTTGACTCAGTTATGAATGTCACCGAGTGACACCAGCTTACTGTTATCACTTTTGCTCTGAAACACAGGTATTACACTCTGGGATGGCGACATGCTGCAGAAGAACATTAATATCCAaccacatccaaacactgagttCAAGATCATTGCCTCAGATTCCACAGAGAGCAAGGCAGAGGCTCTGAAAGTGTCTGCATCACTTGAGGCAAGCTTTATGACTGGGTTGGTGAGCGTAAAAGGATCTGCAGCCTTTCTGAATGACAAGAAAAAATCGAAACAACAGTCCAGAGTCACTCTTCAGTATCACACCACCACACGTTATGAGCAGCTTACAATGGAACACTTAGGGGCTGGAAATTTGAAACACTGCGATGTCTTGAAGGAAGGATCTGCCACACATGTGGTGACTGCAATATTGTATGGTGCTAATGCCTTCTTTGTGTTTGATCGTGAAGTCTCTTCGAATGAAAATCATCAGGAAATACAAGGACATCTTGAGgtagaaataaaaaaaatcccatTTATATCTATTAAGGCAGAGGCAGATTTGAAGATGAGtgaaacagaacaacaacaagcaGACAAATTCAACTGTACATTCCATGGTGATTTTGCATTGGTGAATAATCCTGTCAGCTTTCAAGATGCAATCAAGGTGTACTCACAGCTTCCACAGCTGCTGGGAGAAAACGGGCAACATGCTGTACCCATGGAAGTGTGGCTGTATCCCCTTAAAAAACTGGACTCGACTGCGGCCCAGCTTGTTAGGGAGATAAGTGTAGGTCTTGTTCGCCATTCTCAGCGCATCCTTGATGACATAGACGAGGCTGACATTGATTGCCATGACCTGATGAAAGAGGAGATAGCCATCCACTTCTCTGAGATTACAACCAAGCTTAGGAAATTCAAAGGCCTGATTTCTGAATACAAACTGGTATTTCAAAAGAAGCTTTGCAAATTACTTCCTACTATTCgcggaggggggacagaggagcaAGAGTTGGTGACTACCCTgaacagcagagagagatccCCATTCCAGAGCGCATTAATCACAGAATATCTGAGTGACAGAGAACGTGAGATAAATGTTATCAGATCCTACCTTGACATTATGAAAGAAATCAGGGTGATTAAATCCAGTAGTGAACTGGACAAGGTTGTCCTCAATCCAAGTAATGACTTTGTAGTGGCTTGTGTGTTCTCATCCCTCAGTGGGGATACAGAATATCTACATGATTTGGAAAACTATCTGAAGGACGAGGCAAAGGCCATTAGGTCTGACACATCTTATGAGGTCCAAAGTGCTAACAAAAAGGAACAATGGTTTCACTCTGGGGAGGTGACTGCTCTTACCAGGCAAAGCATTCGCCTGTTCCTTGATTTCAAGCAGTCCAACCAAGACAGAGAAAACATTGAGTTTTGCATAGGATCAGTTCCAAACAAGTCCATCACAGCCTCCTCAATTCATGTGTATGAGAAAGGGACACTTCTTGATTCTCAGTTTTTGCTgccctccacacctcctagCCCGACCCTTTTGAGACAGGAACATGATCGTGTCCACTTGCAAATCCACCCCCCGGCCACAGGAGAACCTTTTGTGGATTCTTATCGAATCCTGTACCAGACGTCTGAGTCTGACTGGAAGGAGATAGGCACTGATGCAAAAGTAAGAGATTTTACTGTTAGTCGCCTACAGCCTCATACAGAGTACCGATTTAGCTGTAAGGCAGTGTGTCGACCTGGAGTGAGCCTTGCTAGCGATGCAACAGACTTCATCCAAACACGTTCGTGCAGCCCTCCTGGTCCACCAGAGGAGAAACGTTCAGGGTCTGAGAGCATTACTATTACATGGGATATCCCAACAGCAGTTGGAGAAGATGTAACAGTCATCAGCTATGATGTTGAATACAGACAACACATGGAAGATGACACTAAGAGCAAACCATGGGAGTGTGTAAAAGCCACAACGAGGGAGTGCACTTTGGAAGGACTGAAGACGAGTACCACCTACAGCATCCGTGTTTTGGCGAATACAGGGAAACCAGGAAAGAGTCTGCCAAGCCCTGAAAGTAATATTTCTACATTAGCACCTGACACCAAGCTCCCAAAAAAGAAATCGGCACAGGGCAAGAGTGAAAATTTTATGCAACCATCGAATCGTCTGGAAAAGGGCAACCCATCTGTATATCAGCTAGAGTTAGAAAGGAAATATGGAGAGAATGTTGATTTCTTGCAATACATGTTTGGTAGGAAGGTGGAAGATGTGCAAAACAAGGTCATACTTCTTCTGGGATCTAGTGGCGCAGGAAAAACAACTCTTGTCAACGTGATGATGAATTACATTCTGGGGGTTAAATGGGAAGACCAGTACCGCTTCAAACTGATCCATGAAGTGACTAACCGGACACAAGCAGAAAGCCAGACATCGCTGGTCACATCCTATGAGCTCTATAACCAACCAGGTTTTCAGATCCCATACTCACTTACAATTGTTGACACACCTGGGTTTGGAGACACCAGAGGAATGGCGCAAGACAAACTGATTACAGAACAAGTGAAACATTTCCTGTGTAACCCTTTAGGGGTTGATCACATAGATGCTGTATGCTTTGTCGTTCAGGCATCTCTCGCCCGCCTCAGTGCCAACCAGAAATACATCTTTGACTCGATTCTGTCTATTTTTGGAAAGGATATTGGCGAAAACATCATGGTTCTTGTAACATTTGTTGACAGTGACAACATTCCAGTTTTAGAGGCAATTAAGGCTGCAGAGTTGCCATGTCAGAAGAACAAGAAGGGCCAACCCACCCACTTTAAGTTTAACAACTCCACCTTATATGTGCAGAAAAAGGAAATGGACGGAGGCACTGAGGAAGACAGTtcagatgaagatgatgatgaagaggaggaggagaaaatgaAGAGCATTATCTGGTCAACAACCTTCAAACAGATGAAGTTGTTCTTCAAGGCCCTTGGTAGCACAGAGGGCAAAGATCTCAAAATGACAAGGAAAGTTCTTGAAGAACGTGAACGTCTTGAGAATGCCACTGCAAGACTGACTCCTCAGATCACAGCTGGGCTTGCCAAGCTCAGTGAGATCAAAAACTTTAAACAATGCCTGGAGAATGAGAATGAAATGATGGCTCAAAATAAGGACTTTGAGACGGAAGTAGAGGTACTGACAGCCAAACGGAACAACGTGAACTTCTTTGCAATGAACTGTAACAGTTGTCTGTTTACATGTCATTCTGGTTGTTTCCTTCCTAAAGGGGATAATCTCCTCACATGTGCTGTGATGGATGACGATGGGAACTGTGTGTTATGCCCAAATAACTGCTCTTCCTTTGAGCATCTCAGAGAGCAAGCCTTGTGGACATATGAGACAAAGATGGAGAAAAAGACCATACAAGAGCTGAAGGAGAACTTCATGAAAGCACAAGGAAAATTCATGGACACCAAGCAGATGCTTGAGGAATTGGAGAATGAATTTCATGTGATTGAGGATAAACTGATGTATTTGATCAAGCTATCCTCTAACTGCATGAAGAGACTCAATGAGATTGCACTGAAGCCAAGTTCTATGTCAACCTTCGATTACATTGAAATACTTATccgaacagaggaggaggagaaaaagccTGGGTTTGAGGATCGAATCATTGGGTTGAAGAAAATGAAACAGGAAGCGGAAATTCTACATAAGATTGCAAGAGGAGAAGATGTACTGCCACAAGAGCGCCGCATGGTTAAACACAAACTGCACAGAATGAAGAAGACTGCAGAAAAGgttaaaaaaatgaaagcagTTCTAAAGAATTGGCAAAAAGGAAATGAAGAATCTTAATGGTCTCTTGGATCTACCCTCATAGATCTAGCCACTCATATAAGCCTAGAGCCTCCCAAACAAAACAGTAACATAAAACAGGGATTTAGCTTTCAATTATTAATTCTTTTGATTATGTGAACAAATATCCTTTTTTTGTCTTCCATGCTTTGACTATAGGCAATGTTAACCCTTGATGCTAACTGGCAAACATTCAGCTAAAAATAAATCATCAGTGAAACCAGCTAACAATACATAGCTGGCGTGCCACTTATACATTTGATGATGGGTATCCTACTCCAGATGTTAAAGCAATAAAGGCAGCAGATGTACCTTGCCGCAAGAGACAATTTCATTGAAGTTAATGATGATGGTGACAATTATGACAATTTGAACTAATTTGCATGGACCAACACTTTTAAGTAATTGAGCAAATCTTTCACAGCCCAAAACACGGAGCAAAGACTTGACTCTGACCGAGAATGTTCTTGAAAAGCATGAGCGGCCAGACAATGCCATTACCAGACTGACCACAGCTGGGCTCTTTAAAAGTATCGAACGCCAGGAAAATGAGGGAAAGACCTTGAAGGAAAATGAAACACGACTGGATGTGCCATGATTTGAGTCAAATCAGTAACCTTGTCACAAACAGCAAAATTTTGTTTTTCCCTTGTCACTCTGAATGTTACCTTCCTGAGGCCAAAGATATCCTCTCATGTGCTGTGATGAACACAACAAATGGATGCCTTATGGATCCATGAGAcaaaggggaagaggaggactgTTAAAGAGCTGAAGCACAACCTCCTCAGTACAAGTAAAATACATTACAGAAGAGCTAGAGCAGCTTCAGTATAAGCTTGATTTGAGTGAATGTTTGCTGCTGAAACCCATCAAACAGGTCTCAAACTGTATGCACAGACTGCAGTGGAGATGGAAATACAGTGATAGTCTCGAGTATGGTAGACTCAGTACTGGCACACTGAGTCGCACTGAAGGGGATGACCCAAAAGTCTGGTTTTGAAGACAAAGTAGTTGTACTAATGAAAAACGAAACAGGAGTCTGGAATTTTGGATGGAATTGCTACTTCGACATGAACTGTGCATTATATGAGAGAAACAAGAACTGTGCATGATCTGAGAGAAACAGAAATTGTGCATGATATGAGAGAAACAGGAAAGACGTGTCAGTAAAATTAGAGAATGGCAAAACTTAAATTCAACAACATTATGCCATGTGATGAATGTCAGCAAATGCTTACTTCAATTTATGTATGTCATTGTGTGAAATTAATTTTAAACATGTAGCATTCATGAATCATTTCTAGTTTACATTTGCTAACATATATGATGTAATCATTGCTACAATGCTAAAGTGAAATATTTGCAAAGAATAAAGCTTTCAGAATTTGTTGATAATCTAGAACATGAAAAACAAGAGAATGTTATGAAGATGATCATGATACAAGCACATCTCATTATGCACAATGATGTTTATGAAGAGAGAGTATTGTAGTAAAGAAATTATTAACAAGTTCACATTTACTTTATTAACTGTATTTACCCATAAGCAATTTCATTAAATGTTTTGAATGATTAATTTGGTGTATGTCCTCTATTTTCATCAAAAGGAAATTTTGACATTTGGTCAGACTTTTACAATAATTAAGCAACGCAATAGTAGTTGACACGTGTTTGCCTTTTATTAAATCAAAACTACTGTTCTAGAA
The genomic region above belongs to Hypomesus transpacificus isolate Combined female chromosome 20, fHypTra1, whole genome shotgun sequence and contains:
- the LOC124482536 gene encoding stonustoxin subunit alpha-like, with translation MSELEGTIECAGLSRPFQLGMLYDCRKDALIPGITLWDGDMLQKNINIQPHPNTEFKIIASDSTESKAEALKVSASLEASFMTGLVSVKGSAAFLNDKKKSKQQSRVTLQYHTTTRYEQLTMEHLGAGNLKHCDVLKEGSATHVVTAILYGANAFFVFDREVSSNENHQEIQGHLEVEIKKIPFISIKAEADLKMSETEQQQADKFNCTFHGDFALVNNPVSFQDAIKVYSQLPQLLGENGQHAVPMEVWLYPLKKLDSTAAQLVREISVGLVRHSQRILDDIDEADIDCHDLMKEEIAIHFSEITTKLRKFKGLISEYKLVFQKKLCKLLPTIRGGGTEEQELVTTLNSRERSPFQSALITEYLSDREREINVIRSYLDIMKEIRVIKSSSELDKVVLNPSNDFVVACVFSSLSGDTEYLHDLENYLKDEAKAIRSDTSYEVQSANKKEQWFHSGEVTALTRQSIRLFLDFKQSNQDRENIEFCIGSVPNKSITASSIHVYEKGTLLDSQFLLPSTPPSPTLLRQEHDRVHLQIHPPATGEPFVDSYRILYQTSESDWKEIGTDAKQLEKM
- the LOC124482792 gene encoding uncharacterized protein LOC124482792; amino-acid sequence: MEDDTKSKPWECVKATTRECTLEGLKTSTTYSIRVLANTGKPGKSLPSPESNISTLAPDTKLPKKKSAQGKSENFMQPSNRLEKGNPSVYQLELERKYGENVDFLQYMFGRKVEDVQNKVILLLGSSGAGKTTLVNVMMNYILGVKWEDQYRFKLIHEVTNRTQAESQTSLVTSYELYNQPGFQIPYSLTIVDTPGFGDTRGMAQDKLITEQVKHFLCNPLGVDHIDAVCFVVQASLARLSANQKYIFDSILSIFGKDIGENIMVLVTFVDSDNIPVLEAIKAAELPCQKNKKGQPTHFKFNNSTLYVQKKEMDGGTEEDSSDEDDDEEEEEKMKSIIWSTTFKQMKLFFKALGSTEGKDLKMTRKVLEERERLENATARLTPQITAGLAKLSEIKNFKQCLENENEMMAQNKDFETEVEVLTAKRNNVNFFAMNCNSCLFTCHSGCFLPKGDNLLTCAVMDDDGNCVLCPNNCSSFEHLREQALWTYETKMEKKTIQELKENFMKAQGKFMDTKQMLEELENEFHVIEDKLMYLIKLSSNCMKRLNEIALKPSSMSTFDYIEILIRTEEEEKKPGFEDRIIGLKKMKQEAEILHKIARGEDVLPQERRMVKHKLHRMKKTAEKVKKMKAVLKNWQKGNEES